The following are encoded together in the Bacillota bacterium genome:
- a CDS encoding HDIG domain-containing protein, which produces MDRNEALALIKKHVKSKNLIKHMLATEAVMRGLAARLNQDEDLWGLAGLLHDIDYDETAKSPEKHSLVGAEMLKDLGLPNALVHAVQVHNEYHGIPRESLLDKALFAVDPLTGLIVAAALIHPEKRLSSIDVPFIMHRFKESSFAKGANREQIKACSELGLDLEEFIDIGLKSMQSISEDLGL; this is translated from the coding sequence ATGGATAGGAATGAAGCGCTTGCCTTAATAAAAAAGCATGTGAAGAGCAAGAATCTCATAAAGCATATGCTCGCGACCGAGGCTGTTATGAGGGGGCTTGCCGCGAGGTTGAATCAGGACGAGGATCTCTGGGGACTTGCGGGCCTGCTTCATGATATCGACTATGATGAGACCGCGAAATCACCGGAGAAGCATAGCCTGGTCGGGGCAGAGATGTTAAAGGACCTTGGATTGCCCAATGCGCTTGTACATGCTGTCCAGGTCCATAACGAATATCATGGCATTCCGCGGGAAAGCCTGTTAGACAAGGCCCTTTTTGCCGTTGATCCGCTCACGGGGCTTATTGTAGCTGCGGCACTGATACACCCAGAGAAGAGATTATCCAGTATTGACGTTCCATTTATTATGCATAGGTTCAAGGAATCCTCTTTTGCAAAGGGAGCCAACCGGGAGCAAATAAAGGCATGTTCTGAGCTGGGGCTAGATCTGGAGGAGTTCATTGATATCGGACTCAAATCTATGCAGTCTATCTCTGAGGATCTTGGGCTATGA
- the smpB gene encoding SsrA-binding protein SmpB, protein MGASAENGKTVATNRKAYHDYFIEETYEAGIALTGTEIQSIRQGRVNLRDSFAKVENGEVMLYNMHISPYDHGNRFNHDPLRIRRLLLHKTEIRRLIGKTQQQGYTLVPLRVYLKRGLAKVELALAKGKRLHDKREDIARKSAMREIERAIKQRAQ, encoded by the coding sequence TTGGGCGCGTCAGCGGAAAACGGCAAGACCGTTGCAACCAACAGGAAGGCATATCATGACTATTTTATCGAGGAAACATATGAGGCTGGCATTGCCCTGACCGGCACAGAGATACAGTCAATCCGCCAGGGCAGGGTGAATCTTCGCGACAGTTTCGCGAAGGTCGAAAATGGCGAGGTTATGCTGTATAATATGCACATAAGTCCATATGACCATGGCAACCGGTTCAATCACGACCCGCTTAGGATTCGCCGCCTGCTGCTGCATAAAACGGAGATTCGCAGGCTCATCGGAAAGACTCAGCAGCAGGGCTATACCCTGGTCCCTTTGAGGGTATATTTAAAGCGAGGCCTGGCCAAGGTAGAGCTTGCTCTTGCGAAGGGCAAGAGGCTTCATGACAAGAGGGAAGACATTGCGCGGAAGAGCGCGATGAGGGAAATTGAGCGGGCCATCAAACAGAGAGCGCAGTAA